The proteins below come from a single Chthoniobacterales bacterium genomic window:
- the rpsR gene encoding 30S ribosomal protein S18, producing the protein MQPKTAKRRSAFRRANRTMPRRRIDIATEAIDYKNPDLLKKFVTESGKILPRRVTGMPAHMHRKITREIKRSRSVLLMK; encoded by the coding sequence ATGCAACCAAAGACAGCCAAACGCCGTTCCGCTTTCCGCCGCGCCAACCGGACCATGCCGCGCCGGCGGATCGACATCGCCACCGAGGCGATCGATTACAAGAATCCCGATCTCCTCAAGAAATTCGTGACCGAGAGCGGCAAAATCTTGCCGCGCCGTGTGACCGGCATGCCGGCGCACATGCATCGCAAGATCACGCGCGAGATCAAGCGCAGCCGTTCCGTGCTGCTGATGAAGTAG
- the rpmG gene encoding 50S ribosomal protein L33, producing MAQEIITLECTEAKALGQPVSRYMSTRNKKSPRTPNRLEKKKYNPFLKRHTLHRETR from the coding sequence ATGGCGCAGGAAATAATCACTCTGGAATGCACGGAAGCGAAGGCGCTCGGGCAGCCGGTCTCTCGTTACATGAGCACCCGGAACAAGAAGAGCCCGCGGACGCCGAATCGTTTGGAAAAAAAGAAATACAATCCGTTCCTGAAGCGGCATACCCTCCATCGCGAGACGAGGTAA
- a CDS encoding TraR/DksA C4-type zinc finger protein, giving the protein MANSPKKKSSKKPAKAKGQAKKSSHPKAAKATKSAGKKAAATKKPVAKKAAKTSPHAGKSPRANGAKKNFVSPDASQTILAAKNHKQRRLDPFVRGQKDKLLQLRDAMVDSMAGVAKDNLRSRAEGSEASAFGMHQADAGSDAYDRDFALSLLSQEQDALYEIDQALKRIELGTYGICEMSGKQISHARLEAIPFARFTVECQSQLEKQNKASRVRQSVTSLFGLTDEESAEGEEEETKPDESKE; this is encoded by the coding sequence ATGGCCAACTCCCCGAAAAAGAAGAGCTCGAAAAAACCTGCTAAAGCAAAGGGACAGGCCAAGAAATCTTCGCACCCAAAAGCAGCCAAAGCGACCAAGTCCGCTGGCAAAAAAGCCGCTGCCACGAAGAAGCCCGTCGCAAAAAAGGCGGCAAAAACGTCCCCTCACGCCGGCAAATCGCCTCGGGCCAACGGCGCGAAAAAGAATTTTGTTTCCCCTGATGCGAGCCAGACGATCCTGGCGGCGAAAAACCACAAGCAACGGCGGCTCGACCCGTTCGTGCGCGGCCAGAAAGACAAATTACTGCAGCTTCGCGACGCGATGGTCGATTCGATGGCCGGGGTCGCGAAAGACAATTTACGCTCGCGCGCGGAAGGCAGCGAAGCCTCAGCTTTCGGGATGCATCAGGCGGACGCCGGCAGCGATGCCTACGACCGCGACTTCGCGCTCAGCCTCCTTTCCCAGGAACAGGATGCGCTCTACGAAATCGACCAGGCGTTGAAGCGGATTGAGCTCGGCACCTACGGAATCTGCGAAATGTCGGGCAAACAGATTTCCCATGCGCGGCTCGAAGCGATCCCGTTTGCGCGTTTCACCGTGGAATGCCAATCGCAGCTCGAGAAGCAGAACAAGGCGTCGCGTGTCCGGCAATCGGTCACCTCGCTTTTTGGTCTGACGGACGAAGAGAGCGCGGAAGGCGAAGAAGAAGAAACCAAGCCGGACGAGAGCAAGGAATAG
- a CDS encoding ABC-2 family transporter protein — protein MRRYLTIWGIMLRNSLIRELSFKANFILWMIVEVLWFCGQIVFFGIIFGQVDRLGDWTKWEVILLIGTHQMIAQLFQAFFFVNVSNIPELVRTGKLDSLLALPIDSQFAVSTKQFGLDSVLNALLGGVVVIVALSKLHVTPSVVQVLLYLVAICFGVAIHYSIMLTLAAISFWIVRAQGLVYGYFNFLHIARYPDVIFPRLFRFVFGWIIPVVIVANIPARLLIKPLGDPALLMLHLIVAGSIAFSLSRVFWRFALRHYSSASS, from the coding sequence ATGCGCCGTTATCTCACCATCTGGGGAATCATGCTGCGCAACTCGCTTATCCGGGAGCTGAGTTTCAAAGCCAATTTCATCCTTTGGATGATCGTGGAAGTCCTCTGGTTCTGCGGCCAAATCGTTTTCTTCGGCATTATCTTCGGCCAGGTGGATCGCCTCGGTGACTGGACAAAGTGGGAAGTGATCCTGCTGATCGGCACCCACCAGATGATCGCCCAATTGTTCCAGGCATTTTTCTTCGTCAATGTTTCCAATATTCCCGAGCTGGTCCGGACTGGAAAATTGGACTCGTTGCTCGCGCTGCCGATCGACAGCCAGTTTGCCGTTTCCACCAAACAGTTCGGTCTCGACAGCGTGCTCAACGCGCTCCTGGGCGGCGTGGTGGTCATCGTCGCGCTCTCCAAGCTGCACGTCACGCCGTCCGTGGTGCAGGTTCTTCTTTATCTGGTGGCGATCTGCTTCGGCGTAGCGATTCATTATTCCATCATGCTCACCCTGGCGGCGATCAGCTTCTGGATCGTCCGGGCCCAGGGATTGGTTTACGGCTACTTCAATTTTCTCCACATTGCCCGTTATCCGGACGTGATCTTCCCGCGCCTTTTTCGTTTTGTGTTTGGCTGGATCATCCCGGTGGTGATCGTGGCCAATATCCCGGCCCGGCTCCTGATCAAGCCGCTGGGCGACCCTGCCCTGCTGATGTTGCATCTCATTGTGGCCGGGTCGATTGCGTTTTCCCTTTCACGCGTTTTCTGGCGTTTTGCCCTGCGCCATTATTCGAGCGCCAGCTCCTGA
- a CDS encoding efflux RND transporter periplasmic adaptor subunit translates to MFKRPIPLIVAATVLIVSALLLRRCASGSSATYQTAPVTRGPITQAVTATGTLNPVQNVQVGSQVSGNIQKLFADFNSVVKAGQVIAQIDPIVFQASVNQAEGDLANARAALELARLNETRTQALVAKQNSAQSDLDQATAALHQAEANVKIKEGALEKAKADLDHCTITSPIDGIVISRNVDVGQTVAASLQAPVIFQIANDLSKMQIDANVAEADVGAVAVDQDVEFTVDAFPTRTFPGKVVQVRNAPITVQNVVTYDTVIGVSNPEQKLKPGMTANVSIVAAHRDETLKIPNSALRFRPPDVASSPAPRRDPSAGPRQPGGGNKSGGNRAERRTERTVYVLASGASKPTAVTIKTGISDGITTEVVEGLKEGDRVVTTMTESSSSDAPATNPFSGPRRRP, encoded by the coding sequence ATGTTTAAACGACCTATTCCTTTGATCGTCGCAGCCACGGTTTTGATCGTGAGCGCGCTGCTCCTGCGCCGCTGCGCGAGCGGCTCGAGCGCGACTTACCAGACAGCGCCGGTGACTCGCGGTCCGATCACGCAGGCCGTGACCGCCACCGGCACCCTTAATCCCGTCCAGAACGTCCAGGTCGGCAGCCAGGTTTCCGGCAATATCCAGAAACTATTCGCCGACTTTAATTCGGTCGTGAAAGCGGGCCAGGTCATTGCCCAGATCGATCCGATCGTTTTCCAGGCCAGCGTCAACCAGGCGGAGGGCGATCTTGCTAATGCGCGTGCCGCCCTCGAGCTGGCCCGCCTCAATGAGACGCGCACTCAGGCGTTGGTCGCCAAACAAAACTCGGCCCAGTCCGATCTCGACCAGGCGACGGCCGCGCTGCATCAGGCAGAAGCCAACGTGAAGATCAAGGAAGGCGCGCTCGAAAAAGCAAAGGCCGATCTCGATCATTGCACGATCACTTCCCCGATCGATGGCATCGTGATTTCCCGCAACGTGGATGTTGGGCAAACCGTCGCGGCCAGTCTCCAGGCGCCGGTGATCTTCCAAATCGCGAACGACCTCTCGAAAATGCAGATCGACGCGAATGTCGCCGAGGCCGACGTGGGAGCGGTGGCGGTGGACCAGGACGTCGAGTTCACGGTGGACGCGTTTCCGACTCGCACCTTCCCGGGCAAAGTGGTGCAGGTTCGCAACGCGCCGATTACTGTCCAAAACGTGGTTACTTACGACACCGTGATCGGCGTCAGCAATCCGGAGCAAAAATTAAAGCCGGGAATGACGGCGAACGTTTCCATCGTTGCGGCGCACCGCGATGAGACCTTGAAAATTCCGAACAGCGCCCTGCGTTTCCGGCCGCCGGATGTGGCGTCGTCGCCAGCGCCACGGCGCGATCCATCGGCGGGGCCGCGCCAGCCGGGCGGCGGCAACAAATCGGGGGGAAATCGTGCTGAGCGGCGGACGGAGCGGACGGTGTATGTGCTTGCTTCCGGCGCTTCGAAACCGACGGCGGTGACGATTAAGACCGGGATCAGCGACGGCATCACGACGGAAGTCGTGGAAGGCTTGAAGGAAGGCGATCGGGTCGTCACCACGATGACCGAGAGTTCTTCATCGGATGCGCCCGCGACAAATCCATTCAGCGGTCCGCGGCGGCGGCCATGA
- a CDS encoding ABC transporter ATP-binding protein has product MNSSSNGVAVRLDEVRKTYQTGEVEVQAVRGVSIEISHGEFVALMGSSGSGKSTLMNILGCLDRPTAGRYFLDGEDVSSLSRDDLADVRNRKLGFVFQNFNLLARTSALENVELPLLYSEVALTSAQLREKAEQVLAAVGLQGRGDHTPSQLSGGQQQRVAIARALINDPEVLLADEPTGNLDSRTSVEVMEIFQSLNEKGITIVMVTHEPDIAAYARRNIVMKDGLVRSDQLVANRLQAASELERISATDALEAAV; this is encoded by the coding sequence ATGAACAGTTCTTCGAACGGCGTAGCGGTTCGCCTCGACGAGGTTCGAAAGACCTATCAAACGGGGGAGGTCGAAGTGCAGGCCGTGCGTGGCGTGTCGATCGAAATTTCACATGGCGAATTCGTCGCCCTCATGGGTTCGAGCGGTTCGGGCAAATCGACGTTGATGAACATCCTCGGCTGTCTGGATCGGCCGACGGCCGGCCGCTATTTCCTCGACGGCGAAGATGTCTCGTCGTTGAGCCGCGACGACCTGGCGGACGTGCGGAATCGCAAACTCGGATTCGTTTTTCAGAACTTCAACCTGCTCGCGCGCACTTCCGCGCTGGAGAACGTCGAGCTGCCGCTGCTCTACTCCGAGGTAGCCTTGACGAGCGCCCAGCTGCGCGAAAAAGCGGAGCAGGTGCTGGCGGCGGTCGGTCTGCAGGGACGTGGGGACCACACGCCGAGCCAGCTTTCCGGCGGGCAACAGCAGCGGGTCGCGATCGCGCGGGCATTGATCAACGATCCCGAAGTGCTTCTGGCCGATGAGCCCACTGGCAATCTCGACAGCCGAACGAGCGTGGAGGTTATGGAGATCTTTCAGTCCCTGAATGAGAAGGGAATCACGATCGTCATGGTGACCCACGAGCCAGACATTGCCGCCTACGCGCGCCGCAACATCGTAATGAAAGACGGGTTGGTGCGGAGCGATCAGCTGGTCGCGAATCGCCTGCAGGCCGCAAGCGAACTGGAACGAATCTCCGCGACAGATGCCTTGGAGGCCGCGGTATGA